The genomic region gagattcaaatagtgacaggttgctagcccatcgcctaaaagaggaatcccaagtttataagcctatcccttagtagccttttacgacatccgtgggaaagagatggagtggtcctattcttttttgcaatggtgccgggaaccacacggcacattgcaACATTGGCTCTTGTTGAACACAACAAGTTAGTCATGAACCACTCACTTGTCAGGCAACACCGCCAGTTGGAACTCGCAGCGGTGGTACATGTTGAAGTTGTAATGCCCCGGGTAGTTGGTGTGCAGTACGAACTTCTTCACTTGGTGTGTGCGGGCGTCGAACAACACGTCCTGCAAAAGACGAAGCGTTTTTGATTacataatctttttatttgtctttGAATGCAAAAATCCGAGAAATAGTTTCgttgtagataaacatcctgcggttttctttgctttttaccatggatgtcgtaataggcgactaagggatagcctaataaactcgggattcttctgttAGGCGATTGGCTGGCAAgccgtcactattagaatctcaattctatgattaagccatatagctgatcTTGTAATACAAACTTATGGCTACCTACACACTTTGAGAGAGAAAGATACCTATGTATCTGCTTGTAATACAATCTTGTAGCTAGATAATATGAAAGAGATACCTATACCTTGTGACAATATACAGTGTGAAAGAGAGAAAAACTCACCAATCCCAGCGTGAAATAGTTCAAGAAGTAGTCAGTGGCGGGGGGCGGGCGGCGGCGAGCGGTGGGGCGGTGTATGCGCATCTTATCGTCCGCTTTATAATACAATCTGGCCGGGGCTCCTAAGGCCCGACACACGCTTTGACAGCTGTCGCCGAAACGTACGACGCGACGGATCGAACGCGGGACCGATTCTAGAGTTCTGCTCGTGCCTGGAAAAAGGGGAATGTTGGTTATTTTAAAGGATGTTGAAGAATGTAAAGTGTGAGTTATCATTATCTTACATACTTTGGCTCTTATAGCAAGTGGCGGTGGTAGATGTATAACATAGatattacaatacaaatatcacTAAATGACGTCAACacaacatataattaaatctactgccgcttccaaaacgAGCGGTAAAACAAACTGTAACAtattcaccggacgtcaatttaaaaatataaaatatatcttaaatcAATGGACGAATGTACATTGTCTAAATTTGATGAGATTAAATGAATGCAAGTCTGTTATTACTTTTGTAATTGACATTTGCCTTcaatcgatatcctcctttttaGAAGGCGGTTAAAAATAGTGAATATTAAGTTTTCGGTACTTAGCAGTACAGGAAACTGCGTCCTAAAATGCATGGTGAAACACTCCACGTTTCGCTTGAAACTAAGGCTACTAAGGCTTTAGATAAGGTTTTTTATGGCTGTCTCTTGGCTAACTTCTCGCTTATGGTATCCTTGTTGGGTTTAACACTTGGATTACAGATTTAAGAAGTAAAAGTGGTCTATTGAAGTCGTTTTGAACGGCTTTACTTTTGACTTACAAGAATTAACGCTGGGGTATCTCAAGGGTCAATCTTTTGCGCGACTCTTTTTCTATCTAAAActcagaaattttaaatacagcACAATCACGCAAAGTTATATCTTGAAGACAGCTTCTTACCCTCAGCGAACATGTGCAGTCTCAGCCCTAGAGTGGCAGTGGTAGTTCTCAGTACATCGCATCGTCTCAGGTGTAGCTGGTGCCTATAGCAGCACAGGGGCAAATCCGGCAGTGGGGCTTGACAGAGGCCGCCGCTTGAACTGCTGGCCTGgaagaaaataattacctatagAGCCACACAGGCGTAATGCCataattttatgcaaaagCGACCTCATTATTCATCTCATAGGAatgaaaactaattaaaataacgacCTTATTACGAGTACATTAAAGTGAAAATCCgaaaaacaaatgtttccTGCTATCTCGCTCAGAACGGACAGTTCAGTTCGTTTCAAATGGTCTGACAGGCTAAAATATCATCGAGCCTCACAAGAATTTAACTTTTGCGTTAAGTTTCACTGATGTACTTGACATCagtgtaacttataaaagtggTAATAACGTATGAGTATTCCAACCTCTCGCTTGCCATgagtacaataaaataatattgtattgcCAACAAACATACCTGGTGTTGAGATCCATGGTAGATGGTGGTGCGGGACACGACGGGCGACCCGCCGTTGGGGAACTGCAAGGAGCCCAGTCCGTGCGCGTACCCCGGCTATAAcacaaacaacatacatacatacatatagtcacgtctatatcccttacagggtagatttaatgatggaattgagatccaaatagtgacaggttgctagcccatcgcctaaaaaaaggatcgcaattttgtaagcctctcccttagtcgccttttacgacatacatcggaaagagatggagtggtcttattcttttttgtttcgtATTTgagccgagaaccacacggcacaaagaaatcaaacaaaatacacataaaattcttttgtaatacaaatatttttctaaactgAGTATCAAACCCAAAACCCATTTCCGACGTTCAAGCAAACTAATCGCATTTCGactacatttaaaaacaatcaaatCTCACTGACCTCGAATTTGCTATCGACAGGGAAATAAAACGACAGTCCCCTGAAGTTGAGCGCGAACAGATGGCGCTGGGAGTCGTACAGCCCGGGGTGCGTCGCCCCGAAACAGTGCTCCACTTgttcgatagatggcgttatttCAGGAGAATTGAAACACATACCGCTGGAAATAAATTGGTGATATAGagtaagatcccagagccgtaagacacaacttattttctaaagaatggatctttcgattctcagtagtctttcatgtacttttaatacctgcatgtttgtgagacttgcccagtgacacctgcgcaggtaccaggcgagaaaggtaactaaaaatcacagttacttaacttaaatttttatgactgatttttatatatattttatagactattactctgaagtcatatcagagaagtcagacgctttccatgcgccagaacttttgtcagacgctttaaagttctatcaaaaaaaaattaacttaatttatttttaaatgtctgacttttatatatgttattcagataactattacaaagttgtattaaatcagtcagacagtttgtaatgaccaaacaccccttaaacacaagaattactcagcctcgagtatgagcgcgatagcacaatgcgcatgcgcgtcagagtaaaatatctaatatttgaaaagtacttaggtactgttttcaatttcatatttttgcatatctattcaaatacgatgaaatttataattaaaataataattaatcatttttaaaataatataatatattgcatataaataggggaaaatgaatttttttgtagcaatagcctttcaaaaagaatgatttttaatttatttaaaaaaatatatctattataataatttcaataaaaaaataattaattatgattaatcaattgaataattattttattgtctctttatcatcttcatcatcaaaactcaagtcatcgtcctcatcatcagttagattgtcgttgctggcagaatattccgtaaaaataaaatcataaacaattaaaaaatagtatagtaatagtaaacctataacatataaatataagtgaaaggcgactaagggatagccttacaaacttgggattcttttttaggcgatgggcgagcaacctatcactatttgaatctcaattctatcattaagccaaatagctgaacgtggccatttagtcttttcaagactgttggctctgtcttctccgcaagggatatagacgtgaccatatgtatgtagtctactttaatttcgacaccaccgcaacggcttcgatggtccagtggttagcgcgtgagactgtgaagttggcggtccggGTTTGAGTCCCAACAATaacaagatatatattaatttttattaaaaaattttttttttatgttgtttgagtatttattaaaaaaattgaaaatcaaaatactacatataatcatacggtaaaaatattttgtctgtacatttaatattttgactgaaacaaatagagaaatttttttacatttttatttttatatacagtaagcaatatattatattattttaaaaatgattaattattattttaattataaatttcatcgtatttgaatagatatgcaaaaatatgaaattgaaaacagtaagtacttttcaaatattagatattttactctgacgcgcatgcgcattgtgctatcgcgctcatactcgaggctgagtaattcttgtgtttaaggggtgtttggtcattacaaactgtctgactgatttaatacaactttgtaatagttatctgaataacatatatataagtcagacatttaaaaataaattaagttaatttttttttgatagagctttaaagcgtctgacaaaagttctggcgcatggaaagcgtctgacttctctgatatgacttcagagtaatagtctataaaatatatataaaaatcagtcataaaaatttaagttaagtaactgtgatttttagttacctttctcgcctggtacctgcgcaggtgtcactgggcaagtctcacaaacatgcaggtattaaaagtacatgaaagactactgagaatcgaaagatccattctttagaaaataagttgtgtcttacggctctgggatcttggacTAATACATAAGTGGTGAATTTGGTTAGTGACTGATATTTACTGGTACGAAATAATTTCATTGGACAATAACTTAAACATAATAAGGTTTATTTCACGTTTTGGTATGGAATATTGAATATCGCCGGCTCTGTTCGTAATCAAAACATTCCTACAAAGGTCAGGTCACTACTCTTAACgaccaatttaattaataacgtGTCAATGGTCACATGTGTAAACATTGATATCGTGGTGGATGAGTGTCGCTAGGTAAAGatgccttccttgataaaacaatattttttttatatttgcaatCACCGCTTCAATTCTTCCAAACTTATGGTTTAGAGTAAAAGGAATTgaatattcaaaattggattCAAGGTGTTCAATTTTACTACAATCTACAACTacaatctaattataactattaccgcttccaaagcgcatgtgtagaagaagcggcgaaacaaacttcactgcagcatttttagagatatcttaataaatctaaatcgtggacgaatgaatgcacataaaaaatatgaatgaatataaaaactaatacttcgtcaaataaataaaagctcaACTTCACATTAATCCTAAagcagaaaaaataaatatataattttaagataaCTTACCTATACCTAAGTTTAACTAATTTCATATTGTATATCTCTATGATCTTGAGCCTCTGCGCCACCGGGTCGAAAATCAACCGGATGCCGTCCTGAGGCATATTAATTACTAGGTCCACCGACAGGGGGctctgaaaattaaaaaaaaatatattttttttttaaaccaccAACACGAACTACATTCTCATGTGACACTGTCTGTCTACCAATCAACTAAAGGCGATAccaataaactattttttgtgtggatgtaggtacatacgaAAAATGTATTTAGCTGGTCTGATTTTAAAGGTATGAAATCCTGGAtggggtaatttttttttacacagagCTATGTTTTACAGCCGTATTTTGCCTCTCAGCCAGTACGCAatgcaaagttttttttaattagttaactgaaaatcagcgttttTGTACACTTTCAGTGCAAAAAATCACAGTTATGACCATTTCGACTTGCTACAGCACACCTGTGTTAGTTTAAGggatttgttattgttatatttatttgtgtttgaaGCATTgtcgaataaacattttatttatctatctttataagttactagctgtgcccgcgacttcgtccgtgtggaatagttatttagggcatcattggagccctcaaggatgaataattttgtccgtttttttttcacattttccattatttctttgctccttatagttgcagcgtgatgttatatccCTAAGCCTTGTGTAgccttaaagccttcctcgataaatggtctattcaacgccataagaatttttcaattcgaaccagtagttcttgagattagcgcgttcaaacaaacaaactcttcagctttataattagtatagatatagatagatagaatagatatagattataatattagtatagattgatagtacccgaaaccgccgagcttgcatgaagagagttatgaatgtggatgaagcgaaggaagtctgcagagatcgtggcaagtggaaagaggttgtctctgcatacccctccgtgaaagaggcgtgattttatgtatgtatgtatagattgaTGACGATTGATTGATTTACCTGATCACTGTATAGAACTTGTACTCCACGTATCGTCCCGACTTGACTTTGTATAATGGCCACGGACTGCGAGAAATGCATCCctgaaaaacaaatgaaaaatttaatttatttcattattttatcatttcattAGCGAAGCGCGACGGCTTCGA from Amyelois transitella isolate CPQ chromosome 24, ilAmyTran1.1, whole genome shotgun sequence harbors:
- the LOC106135964 gene encoding PHAF1 protein CG7083 codes for the protein MLDLEIIPERSLGCDAWEFVLGMHFSQSVAIIQSQVGTIRGVQVLYSDQSPLSVDLVINMPQDGIRLIFDPVAQRLKIIEIYNMKLVKLRYSGMCFNSPEITPSIEQVEHCFGATHPGLYDSQRHLFALNFRGLSFYFPVDSKFEPGYAHGLGSLQFPNGGSPVVSRTTIYHGSQHQASSSSGGLCQAPLPDLPLCCYRHQLHLRRCDVLRTTTATLGLRLHMFAEGTSRTLESVPRSIRRVVRFGDSCQSVCRALGAPARLYYKADDKMRIHRPTARRRPPPATDYFLNYFTLGLDVLFDARTHQVKKFVLHTNYPGHYNFNMYHRCEFQLAVLPDKCDPNSLVDNRTAVTITAYSKWEVVSRALRVCERPVVLNRASSTNTTNPFGSTFCYGYQDMIFEVMSNNYIASITLYQPEGSRPHYAVNSIA